A segment of the Stigmatella aurantiaca genome:
TCAACTCATACCCATCACTGACAAACGGGTAGCAAATGACCCTTGTTCCCTGGGGTAGAAATGACCCGAGTCATTTCTCGTCAACACGCTTAGATTCCCATCCCCTGGACGCGGAGTGAAGCGGAATGGGTGAGTGCAGACAGACCCTGTTGCGGCCCTCGCGCTTGGCCCGGTACAGGGCCTCGTCGGCGGTCAGCAGCAACTGCTCCGGGGTGAGCACGGTGCGGTGGGGGAAACCGGACACCCCCAGGGAGGCCGTCATCCGCAGCGCGCCGCCCTCCCCCATGGGCTGGCTGGCCACACCTTTCCATACCCGCTCGGCCACGGTGATGGCACCCGCCAGGTGGGTGCGCGGCAAGAGCACGGCGAACTCCTCGCCCCCGTAGCGGGCGACGATGTCCGTCTCGCGCACGCTCTGCTGGAGGATGCGCGCCACCTCCACCAGCACGGTGTCCCCCACCGGGTGCCCGTAGCGGTCATTCACGTCCTTGAAGAAGTCCAGGTCCAGGAGGATGAGGCACAGCGCATCGTCGTAGCGCTGGGCGCGGCGGAACTCCTCGCGCAGCCGCTCCTGGAAGTAGCGGTGGTTGTGCAGCTGGGTGAGCCCATCGAGCACCGAGAGGTGCTGCAGCTCCATCACCTGCGCGGCCAGCGTCGAGAGCGTGTGGTGGTTGGAGAAGCAACGGTGGATGCGGGCCCGCAGTTCCTCGGTGTCCCAAGGTTCCGCCACCACCTCCATGCCCAGCCGGAGCACTTCCAGCCGTGTGGCGCGGGCCTCCTGAGGGGCCACCACGAGCACGGGCGCACCGCGGCCCGGCGCCTCCACATCCATGAAGCGGCGCACCAGGGACAGGTCCGCTGGCGTCTCCGGGCCCAGGCAGAGGATGACGAGATCCACCTCGGAGGCCAGCCCCGGCACCTCGGGGGCCGGGGGCACCACGCGCAGCACGAAGCCCTCGGGCGTCAGGCTCTGGACCAGCTTCGCCGCCGTCGACCGGGAATCATCCACCACCAGCAAGGCGAAGGGCTTCTCTCCCACGGTGCCCCCATCGAATGAACGGCGCGGCAAGCTAGCACGCCGCTCGCGCGCGGAGCGACCCTGACGATTGCGTCCCCCTACCGGCCTCTGTTACCCAGCCTCCAGAATCAACCGTCACGAGGTCCATTCGTGGGCACCTACCCCAGCATCAGCCTCTTCCTTCCCGCGTGGAACGAGGAGGACTACGTCGAGCGCGCCGTCACCCGCGCGTTGGATGTCCTTCCCCGGCTCACCAGCGACTTCGAGATCATCGTCGTCAACGACGCGTCCACGGACCGGACCCAGGAGATCGCCGAGTCCCTGGCCGAGCGGATTCCCCAGCTCCGCGTCATCACCCACGAGACGAACCTGAAGCTGGGCGGGGCGATGCGCACGGGGCTGTCGGCCTCCACCAAGGACATCGTCGTCTACACGGACATCGACCTGCCGTGGGACTTGCGGGAGCTGGAGCGGGCGCTGCACCTGATGGACTACCTGGAGGCGGACATGATCTGCGCCTTCCGGTTCGACCGCACGAGCGAGGGCCCCAAGCGCATCATCTACTCGTTCGTCTACAACCTGCTCATCCGCTCGCTCTTCGACATCAACATCAAGGACGTGAACTTCAGCTTCAAGGTCATGCACCGGCGGGTGCTGGAGTCGATGGAGCTGCGGAGCATGGGCTCGTTCATCGACGCGGAGCTGGTGGTGAAGGCCATCCGCAAGGGCTTCCGGGTCTTCCAGATGGGCGTGGACTACTTCCCGCGCACCCGGGGCGTGTCCACGCTGGCCTCGCCCTCGGTCATCCTGAAGATGGTGCGCGAGCTGGTGGACCTGTACCCCGAGACGCTCAAGCCCCAGCAGCCCGTGAAGCCCGTGCGCCTGCCCCCCTCCGTGGCCGCGCTGCACCCGGCCCCGCAGGCCAAGCGCCGCACCCACGGCTAAGGGCCCCCGTGCGACGCCCCACGCGCCTCATCGTCAACGCCGATGACCTGGGGATGCACCCGTCCCTGGACGCCGGCATCCTCCGCGCGCACCGCGAGGGCATCGTCACCAGCGCCACGGTGCTGGCCATGGGCCCGAGCGCGCCGGAGGCCATCCGCCAGGCCCAGGCGCAGGGGCTCGCCCTGGGCGTGCACCTGGCGCTCTCCACGCGCCTGCCCTGCGCGGCCCCCGCGGCCGAGGTGCCCTCCGTGGCCCCCGGCGGCCGGCTGCGCGCGAGCTGGGCGGACTTCGCGCGCGCGTGGCTCACCGGACGGGTGCGGCGCGCGGAGGTGGCCCAGGAGCTGGCCGCGCAGCTGACGCGGGCGCGCGAGCTGGGCGCGCAGGTGGACCACCTGGATGCGCACCAGCACCTGCACCTGCTGCCGGGCCTCCGGGGCTGCGTCGAGGCGCTGGCCCGCCGCGAGGGGCTGCCGGTGCGCTGGCCCGATCAGCTCCCGCGCGCCACGTGGCTCCAGGCCCCCGGGCCCGCGCTGAAGACGCTGCTGCTCACCGTGCTGGCCCGGACCGCGCCGCGCCCTCCGCCCGGGGTCCGCCGGGTGAGCGCCGGGGGCGTCTTCGAGGCGGGGCGGCTCGACGAGGCCACGCTCCTGAGCCTGCTGGAGACGCTGCCCGAGGGGGACTTCGAGGTGGGGTGCCACCCGGGCGAGGGAGCCCCGCAT
Coding sequences within it:
- a CDS encoding GGDEF domain-containing protein is translated as MPRRSFDGGTVGEKPFALLVVDDSRSTAAKLVQSLTPEGFVLRVVPPAPEVPGLASEVDLVILCLGPETPADLSLVRRFMDVEAPGRGAPVLVVAPQEARATRLEVLRLGMEVVAEPWDTEELRARIHRCFSNHHTLSTLAAQVMELQHLSVLDGLTQLHNHRYFQERLREEFRRAQRYDDALCLILLDLDFFKDVNDRYGHPVGDTVLVEVARILQQSVRETDIVARYGGEEFAVLLPRTHLAGAITVAERVWKGVASQPMGEGGALRMTASLGVSGFPHRTVLTPEQLLLTADEALYRAKREGRNRVCLHSPIPLHSASRGWESKRVDEK
- a CDS encoding glycosyltransferase family 2 protein — translated: MGTYPSISLFLPAWNEEDYVERAVTRALDVLPRLTSDFEIIVVNDASTDRTQEIAESLAERIPQLRVITHETNLKLGGAMRTGLSASTKDIVVYTDIDLPWDLRELERALHLMDYLEADMICAFRFDRTSEGPKRIIYSFVYNLLIRSLFDINIKDVNFSFKVMHRRVLESMELRSMGSFIDAELVVKAIRKGFRVFQMGVDYFPRTRGVSTLASPSVILKMVRELVDLYPETLKPQQPVKPVRLPPSVAALHPAPQAKRRTHG
- a CDS encoding ChbG/HpnK family deacetylase, giving the protein MRRPTRLIVNADDLGMHPSLDAGILRAHREGIVTSATVLAMGPSAPEAIRQAQAQGLALGVHLALSTRLPCAAPAAEVPSVAPGGRLRASWADFARAWLTGRVRRAEVAQELAAQLTRARELGAQVDHLDAHQHLHLLPGLRGCVEALARREGLPVRWPDQLPRATWLQAPGPALKTLLLTVLARTAPRPPPGVRRVSAGGVFEAGRLDEATLLSLLETLPEGDFEVGCHPGEGAPHVPEDPAWTYGWQAELAALTSPRVRARLQERGIELTTYAGARLTR